One genomic segment of Desulfocapsa sulfexigens DSM 10523 includes these proteins:
- the trxA gene encoding thioredoxin: MASDKVKDVSDADFSSVTGSDTPCLVDFWAPWCGPCKAIGPVVEALAEEYEGKVTIVKMNVDDNPETPGKFGIRAIPTLILFKSGEKVDQVTGAVGKAQLIELIEKAL, encoded by the coding sequence ATGGCCAGTGATAAAGTAAAAGATGTAAGTGACGCTGATTTTTCATCTGTAACAGGTTCCGACACCCCATGTCTTGTGGATTTTTGGGCTCCCTGGTGCGGTCCATGTAAGGCTATTGGTCCTGTTGTCGAAGCTCTTGCCGAAGAGTATGAGGGAAAGGTAACTATCGTGAAAATGAATGTTGATGACAATCCCGAAACCCCTGGCAAATTTGGAATCCGTGCCATTCCAACTCTAATTCTTTTTAAGAGTGGCGAAAAAGTTGACCAGGTAACTGGTGCCGTCGGCAAAGCCCAACTCATTGAGCTTATCGAAAAAGCCTTATAA
- a CDS encoding acyl-CoA dehydratase activase, whose translation MYVGVDLGSRTIKVVAFQDGRMVDYKIEESGFAPHEQAREMLTDYKADQIVATGYGRHLAREHFADDVITEIKAHGIGIHAVLPQVTTIVDVGGQDSKVITLNGKGQVSNFQMNDKCAAGTGRFLEIMAASLAYPLVEFGPAALDSDQEVQINSMCTVFAESEVISMKNRGAPRQHIARAVHSSVADRILAMLNRIGFDKYVAFSGGVANNPCIVSMIRGKLVGVQVAVPENPSIIGALGASIEAAKLGESQA comes from the coding sequence ATGTACGTGGGGGTTGATCTGGGTTCACGGACGATCAAAGTGGTAGCATTCCAAGACGGCAGGATGGTTGATTATAAAATTGAAGAAAGCGGTTTTGCACCACATGAACAAGCCAGGGAAATGTTAACGGATTATAAGGCAGACCAAATCGTTGCCACGGGATATGGCCGCCATCTCGCTCGAGAGCACTTTGCTGATGATGTCATTACCGAAATTAAAGCCCACGGTATTGGTATTCATGCGGTGTTGCCACAGGTTACCACGATTGTGGATGTCGGAGGGCAGGACTCCAAGGTCATAACTCTCAATGGCAAAGGACAGGTTAGCAATTTTCAAATGAACGACAAATGTGCGGCCGGTACAGGCAGGTTTTTGGAAATAATGGCTGCGTCACTGGCTTATCCACTTGTCGAGTTTGGTCCGGCCGCTCTTGATTCGGACCAGGAAGTACAGATAAACTCCATGTGTACGGTATTTGCCGAATCCGAAGTGATTTCAATGAAAAACAGAGGTGCTCCGCGACAGCACATTGCCAGAGCCGTGCATTCTTCTGTAGCAGACCGTATACTCGCCATGCTGAACCGTATTGGTTTTGACAAGTATGTGGCCTTCTCCGGTGGGGTTGCTAATAATCCATGTATTGTTAGTATGATACGGGGTAAATTGGTGGGGGTGCAGGTGGCAGTGCCTGAAAATCCGAGTATCATTGGAGCACTTGGTGCATCAATTGAGGCAGCCAAATTAGGTGAATCTCAGGCATGA
- a CDS encoding NIL domain-containing protein produces MTTKIYVLRFPKETSNEPIIYQLVKQYDVEFNILKADILPQREGVMILELKGTREKVKNGLDYLKSFGVQAERLAAAIKRDDDKCFQCGACTGICPVGALYIKRPSMEVIFDADKCTGCSLCVPICPVRAMEVSPLSEAFVEAEEKIVT; encoded by the coding sequence ATGACAACAAAGATTTATGTATTACGTTTTCCTAAGGAAACCAGCAACGAGCCCATTATATACCAGCTGGTAAAACAGTATGACGTTGAATTTAATATTTTAAAGGCAGATATTCTTCCCCAGCGTGAGGGGGTGATGATTCTTGAGCTGAAGGGAACACGGGAGAAAGTTAAAAACGGTTTGGATTATCTAAAGTCTTTTGGGGTGCAGGCAGAGCGTCTTGCGGCAGCCATAAAGAGAGATGATGATAAATGTTTCCAGTGTGGCGCCTGCACAGGTATCTGTCCCGTAGGAGCATTGTATATTAAACGGCCTTCCATGGAAGTTATATTTGATGCTGATAAGTGTACGGGCTGTTCGCTCTGTGTTCCAATCTGTCCTGTGAGAGCAATGGAAGTGTCGCCTCTTTCAGAGGCCTTTGTCGAGGCAGAGGAGAAAATTGTTACCTGA
- a CDS encoding VF530 family protein translates to MDKQQPNNPLHGVTLEKIVTTLVEWYGWEKLGKWIPIKCFTSNPSVKSSLKFLRKTPWARTKVENLYLVTLRKKQPEFKS, encoded by the coding sequence GTGGATAAGCAACAGCCTAATAACCCTCTGCATGGGGTGACACTTGAGAAAATTGTAACCACGCTGGTTGAGTGGTATGGATGGGAGAAATTGGGAAAATGGATACCGATCAAGTGTTTTACCAGCAATCCTTCCGTGAAGTCCAGCCTGAAGTTTCTCCGTAAGACGCCATGGGCTCGTACAAAAGTTGAAAATCTATATCTTGTTACTTTGAGAAAAAAACAACCTGAATTCAAGTCATAA
- a CDS encoding winged helix-turn-helix domain-containing protein, with product MKKKFTIKSKVWIEDQNGNVVFGLGRYRILDAIKRHNSLQAAARELKMGYRALWGRIKASEDRLGERLVVRDGRGSKLTPYAMDLMDRFNEMHIHILDDSNSSFSKLLTKSLK from the coding sequence ATGAAGAAAAAATTTACTATCAAATCAAAGGTATGGATCGAAGATCAGAATGGAAATGTGGTTTTCGGGTTGGGGAGGTATAGAATTCTTGACGCTATTAAACGACATAATTCGTTACAGGCAGCAGCCAGAGAATTAAAAATGGGTTACAGAGCGTTGTGGGGGAGAATTAAGGCATCGGAGGATAGATTAGGAGAACGATTAGTTGTAAGGGATGGGCGAGGGTCAAAACTTACGCCGTATGCAATGGACTTGATGGATCGTTTTAATGAAATGCATATTCATATTCTTGATGATTCAAATAGCTCTTTTTCAAAACTCCTAACAAAGTCTCTGAAATAA
- the trxB gene encoding thioredoxin-disulfide reductase, with protein sequence MAKTHYNLIILGAGPAGLTAGLYAARARMDHLLIEKGAEGGQILLTDWIDNYPGFPDGISGFDLAEKMTVHAKRFDLNSIFANVVSMDLTEPVKRLALEDGSSLSCDTLIICTGAHPRPLGIPGEKEFIGKGVSYCATCDGPFYRNMHVAVIGGGNTAVQEASHLTKFAKKVTLIHRRDKLRATKILQEKAFDNPKINFIWNSTVTRVSGTEGVEELHLLDNSGKESTVKVDGVFVLIGVLPNNEMLPLDVLKADAGGFIPTDLETRTSVVGVMAAGDIRSKEVRQVINAAGEGATAVLAAEHYLTNLS encoded by the coding sequence ATGGCTAAAACGCATTATAATTTGATCATTTTAGGCGCCGGTCCGGCCGGGCTGACTGCAGGACTCTATGCAGCACGAGCCAGAATGGATCATCTGCTCATTGAGAAAGGTGCTGAGGGCGGGCAGATTCTTCTCACTGACTGGATCGACAATTATCCCGGCTTCCCGGATGGTATTTCAGGATTTGATCTGGCAGAGAAAATGACAGTCCACGCAAAACGCTTTGACCTGAACTCCATTTTCGCCAATGTAGTCTCCATGGATCTCACTGAACCAGTCAAGCGCCTTGCCCTTGAAGATGGTTCTTCGCTAAGCTGTGACACGTTGATCATATGCACCGGTGCTCATCCTCGTCCTCTCGGCATTCCTGGGGAAAAAGAATTTATCGGGAAAGGCGTTTCCTACTGTGCCACTTGTGATGGCCCTTTCTACCGCAATATGCACGTGGCCGTGATTGGAGGTGGAAACACCGCCGTTCAGGAGGCATCACATCTCACTAAATTTGCCAAAAAAGTAACCCTCATCCATCGACGAGATAAACTGCGAGCCACAAAAATTCTTCAGGAAAAAGCCTTTGACAATCCGAAGATTAATTTTATCTGGAACAGTACCGTGACAAGAGTTTCCGGAACTGAAGGTGTCGAAGAACTCCATCTCCTTGACAATTCCGGAAAAGAATCGACAGTAAAGGTTGATGGCGTCTTCGTTCTTATTGGTGTGTTACCCAACAATGAAATGTTACCATTGGATGTTTTAAAAGCCGATGCCGGTGGGTTTATCCCAACGGATCTTGAAACCCGGACTAGTGTAGTTGGTGTCATGGCCGCCGGGGATATTCGCAGTAAGGAAGTACGACAGGTAATCAATGCCGCAGGCGAAGGTGCTACTGCAGTACTTGCCGCCGAACACTATCTCACCAATCTCAGCTGA
- a CDS encoding double-cubane-cluster-containing anaerobic reductase, whose product MTAGKFEIKAYPEMWKDLDMDVERFDKMRLMLGDIYEKTYLSQKNRPSGMAYFDNMIAEIHGGRIKELLAAKKEGKPVIGTFCVYIPEEIVLAAGGVCVGLCGGSQGSVPDAEKILPRNICPMVKSAFGFKAGRICPYFQAVDLVYGETTCDAKKKTWEILDNMVSTYVMEIPQMKKQTDQDMWLAEVKEFKTKVESLAGKEVMLEELNRAVKTMNNKRKALQRINMLRHTNPTPISGKDVLLIEQIAFYDEPVRFTEKVGELCDELEQRIQDGVAVPGKNAARVMVAGVPMALPNWKLHNLVEGAGAVIVNEESCIGTRYYKDLMDEDGEDIETILQNLTRRYMQIDCSCFTPNNERIDQVLKEYRESDAHGIIHYSLQFCHTYNVEEIRIREACEKENIPYMFIESDYSPEDVGQLQTRVEAFLEQISG is encoded by the coding sequence ATGACTGCTGGGAAATTTGAAATAAAGGCCTATCCCGAGATGTGGAAAGACCTGGATATGGATGTGGAACGTTTTGACAAAATGCGGTTAATGCTGGGAGATATATATGAAAAGACCTATCTGTCCCAGAAAAACCGACCATCGGGTATGGCCTACTTTGACAACATGATAGCAGAAATCCATGGTGGCCGGATCAAGGAATTGCTGGCTGCCAAAAAAGAGGGTAAACCGGTGATCGGAACCTTCTGTGTTTATATCCCTGAGGAGATCGTACTGGCTGCTGGCGGTGTCTGTGTAGGTCTATGCGGCGGTTCGCAGGGATCCGTGCCCGATGCTGAAAAGATTCTACCCCGCAATATTTGCCCCATGGTGAAGTCTGCCTTTGGTTTTAAGGCGGGTCGTATATGCCCCTATTTTCAGGCAGTTGATCTTGTGTACGGGGAGACCACTTGTGACGCTAAGAAAAAAACCTGGGAGATTCTGGATAACATGGTTTCGACCTATGTTATGGAGATACCGCAGATGAAAAAACAGACCGACCAGGATATGTGGTTGGCTGAGGTGAAAGAATTCAAGACCAAGGTTGAGTCACTTGCAGGCAAAGAAGTGATGCTTGAGGAACTGAATCGTGCCGTCAAAACAATGAATAACAAACGTAAAGCCCTGCAGCGGATTAATATGCTACGCCATACTAATCCAACGCCGATCTCAGGGAAAGATGTCCTGCTCATTGAGCAGATTGCCTTCTACGATGAACCGGTCCGGTTTACCGAAAAGGTCGGTGAATTGTGTGATGAACTTGAACAACGTATTCAGGATGGTGTTGCCGTGCCTGGTAAAAATGCTGCCAGAGTGATGGTTGCTGGAGTTCCCATGGCTCTACCCAATTGGAAGCTGCATAACCTCGTCGAAGGAGCCGGGGCGGTTATTGTCAATGAGGAAAGCTGTATTGGTACCCGCTATTATAAGGATCTGATGGACGAGGACGGAGAAGATATTGAGACTATTCTTCAGAACCTTACCCGTCGATACATGCAGATCGATTGTTCCTGTTTTACCCCTAACAACGAACGGATTGATCAGGTCCTCAAGGAGTACAGAGAATCGGATGCTCATGGTATCATTCACTATTCTTTGCAGTTCTGTCATACCTACAATGTCGAAGAAATCCGTATCAGGGAGGCATGTGAAAAGGAAAATATTCCATACATGTTTATTGAATCCGACTACTCGCCTGAGGATGTGGGGCAACTGCAGACCAGGGTGGAGGCCTTCCTGGAACAGATCAGCGGATGA
- a CDS encoding YaiI/YqxD family protein: MKVWVDADACPVVIKEILFKAAERTGVQITFVANQLVRVPVSSCITFVQVGAGPDVADKEIVKRLDPGDLVITADIPLAADVIEKGGHALNPRGELYSIDTIGSRLSMRNFMDTLRADGIDTGGPPALDKGDRQAFANQLDRFLAKFSIKSTRRKHSPPPW, translated from the coding sequence GTGAAAGTATGGGTCGATGCGGATGCCTGCCCTGTGGTCATCAAGGAGATTTTATTTAAAGCGGCCGAACGGACCGGAGTCCAGATCACCTTTGTTGCAAATCAGCTGGTTCGGGTGCCCGTTTCTTCCTGTATTACATTTGTGCAGGTAGGGGCAGGCCCGGATGTTGCTGATAAGGAAATAGTTAAGAGGCTGGATCCGGGTGATCTTGTGATTACCGCGGATATTCCCCTTGCGGCAGATGTTATCGAAAAAGGGGGCCACGCTTTGAATCCTCGCGGTGAATTGTATAGTATTGATACTATAGGATCGCGGCTTAGTATGAGAAATTTTATGGACACTCTCCGGGCCGATGGTATTGACACGGGGGGGCCACCGGCATTGGATAAGGGAGATCGGCAGGCTTTTGCCAACCAACTGGACAGGTTTTTAGCCAAGTTTTCCATAAAATCAACGCGTCGTAAACACAGTCCGCCTCCATGGTAG
- a CDS encoding outer membrane protein assembly factor BamD gives MPCVSPLIRPLSFVRFTLNIVFISTLLLSLGGCAQISGLFGGDGKEKDVRLSAQTLAGEGMEEFSNGRYYKARKIFDEILDYYPFSPEAMLAQLKGADCNYYMENYQEALMLYHEFEERHPTNEAIPYVMYQIAMSHYQQIDRIDRDTNGAENAIREFSKLLRAFPDSPYRNEARARIRAANEFLVNHEYFVVEFYLRTEKYKEAQTRLQYLINTYPDATITPKATKLLKRLEAGDPPGFNLSSWFKKTLLPDWAQFKSEEDSGVPSSLNEVEPLNTRY, from the coding sequence ATGCCCTGTGTCAGCCCACTTATCCGCCCATTATCGTTTGTCCGATTCACGCTGAATATTGTTTTTATCAGCACACTGCTCCTTTCTCTTGGAGGGTGTGCCCAGATCAGTGGACTCTTTGGAGGCGATGGCAAAGAAAAAGATGTTCGACTCTCAGCACAGACTCTGGCTGGAGAGGGGATGGAGGAATTCTCAAACGGACGCTATTACAAGGCACGAAAAATATTTGATGAAATTCTGGACTACTACCCATTTAGCCCTGAGGCCATGCTTGCCCAGTTAAAAGGTGCCGACTGCAACTACTACATGGAAAATTATCAGGAAGCGCTCATGCTCTATCATGAATTTGAAGAGCGTCACCCGACCAATGAGGCAATTCCCTATGTAATGTATCAGATCGCCATGTCTCATTACCAGCAGATAGACCGTATCGATCGTGATACAAATGGCGCAGAAAATGCCATCAGGGAATTCTCAAAACTTCTTCGCGCCTTCCCTGACTCCCCCTATAGAAACGAAGCCAGAGCCAGGATCAGGGCCGCAAATGAATTCCTGGTTAACCATGAATATTTTGTCGTTGAATTTTATCTCAGAACTGAAAAATATAAAGAGGCTCAAACGCGGCTACAATATCTTATCAACACCTATCCGGACGCGACAATTACACCTAAAGCCACAAAACTGTTAAAACGCCTTGAGGCTGGTGATCCACCAGGATTCAATCTTTCATCATGGTTCAAAAAAACGCTATTACCAGACTGGGCTCAGTTTAAATCTGAGGAGGATAGCGGCGTGCCAAGCTCTCTCAATGAGGTCGAACCTCTAAATACCAGATATTGA
- a CDS encoding AAA family ATPase, whose product MPQPENVLVVFFGMIATGKSYLASTWARQHDLPYYNSDRVRKELAGLSPTVEQPEKMGQGIYTPAFSRRTYDALIERAAQHFDTDKQACVVLDGSYQSLEERDLLRKRFANQARLVFVHCFCAENVIRKRLEIRASDPDAVSDGSWEIYLSQKKRFQPVTEAEQVIELDTDAPIEDLVRKVTTEISF is encoded by the coding sequence ATGCCACAGCCTGAGAACGTTCTGGTCGTTTTTTTTGGAATGATCGCCACCGGAAAAAGCTATCTTGCCTCCACCTGGGCACGCCAGCATGACCTGCCTTATTATAATTCGGATAGAGTTCGCAAGGAGCTGGCGGGGCTGTCTCCCACGGTCGAACAACCTGAAAAGATGGGGCAGGGAATTTACACACCTGCGTTCAGCAGACGTACCTATGATGCCTTGATCGAACGAGCTGCGCAGCATTTTGATACTGATAAACAGGCCTGTGTTGTACTTGACGGATCCTATCAATCTCTGGAAGAACGGGATCTGTTGCGAAAACGTTTTGCAAATCAGGCGCGACTGGTTTTTGTCCACTGTTTTTGCGCGGAAAATGTGATACGGAAGCGTTTGGAAATACGTGCTTCAGATCCTGATGCTGTATCAGATGGAAGCTGGGAGATATATCTTTCCCAGAAAAAACGCTTTCAGCCTGTGACGGAAGCGGAACAGGTAATCGAACTGGACACTGATGCCCCCATAGAGGATCTGGTGAGGAAAGTAACAACTGAGATAAGTTTCTAA
- a CDS encoding RluA family pseudouridine synthase — protein MSYLNTIKKFKSPPERFQPKGLPILYEDHDILVVDKKHGLLTISDGKDTENTAYFKLTDYVRRGNKKSNNRVFIVHRLDKDTSGVIVFAKNEKAKRFLQEQWQTFSKTYCAVVKGILSEKEGVITSYLAENSIHKMYSVKDPEKGKLARTGYKVMKESAQYSLLEVDLLTGRKNQIRVHFAEKGHPVAGDKKYGEKDKNIKRLALHAASLTLVHPFSNIEMTFEAKVPGYFYSLVSSRG, from the coding sequence GTGAGTTACTTGAATACAATAAAGAAATTCAAAAGCCCGCCTGAACGATTTCAGCCCAAAGGACTGCCTATTCTCTATGAAGATCATGACATTCTGGTTGTGGATAAAAAACACGGTCTGCTTACCATAAGTGACGGAAAAGACACCGAAAATACAGCCTATTTCAAGCTTACAGACTACGTCAGGAGGGGGAATAAAAAGTCAAATAACCGGGTATTTATTGTCCACCGTCTGGATAAGGACACCTCTGGTGTGATTGTGTTTGCTAAGAATGAAAAGGCAAAACGTTTTCTTCAGGAGCAGTGGCAAACATTTTCAAAAACCTATTGTGCAGTGGTCAAAGGAATACTCTCAGAGAAAGAGGGAGTTATTACGTCATATCTTGCCGAGAACAGTATCCATAAGATGTATTCAGTGAAAGACCCGGAAAAAGGGAAACTCGCAAGGACTGGGTATAAAGTCATGAAAGAATCAGCACAGTACAGTCTTCTTGAGGTCGATTTACTGACCGGGCGAAAAAATCAAATCCGTGTCCATTTTGCTGAAAAGGGGCATCCCGTAGCCGGTGATAAAAAATATGGCGAAAAAGACAAAAACATTAAACGATTAGCCCTTCACGCAGCCTCTCTTACATTGGTGCATCCCTTTTCAAATATCGAAATGACCTTTGAAGCGAAGGTTCCTGGTTATTTTTATTCTCTGGTTTCTTCTCGTGGATAA
- the fdhF gene encoding formate dehydrogenase subunit alpha, with protein sequence MGEDKEPADSRFNFTRGKTFDDVDFKNFSDIKITLRERMPTRPPEICNKDFDEVKLGFTEKMARREADRCLSCGCTAFDRCDLKKMLIEHTININKTGMGITPIYGKDYSHPAFIIDRDKCIYCRRCERSCEYDALELGIESMDGAGQITGLTINFKDNCVSCGACIDSCSTGALNKKAQTIPIQAEAVREVRTTCPYCGAGCQMLLRVKGNTIIEVNSEKDLAPNYGALCVKGRLAHEFVQHKERLKKPLIRKNGILVEVGWDEALEYTAKRFFDLKAMYGADSIAAFSCARATNEENYLMQKFMRTSIGTNNIDHCARLUHAPTVASLALTFGSGAMTNSIMDSKNTDLFLMIGSNPDTGHPTIGMRIHQAVDKGAKLIVVDPRRTRLAERADHWLRIKPGTDVAFLNGLMHIILEETLWDKYFVEERTEDFNYLKEVVTKYNPEYVSGITGLPIKQLYTVARMYAAAGRHAIYHGMGITHYVTGTDRVKSIANLAMLCGKVGVAGGGCNPLRGQNNVQGACDMGALFNTLPGYTSFEDINLFDRYEEEWKVKLPRIPGKPATEVWDNVLSGEIKGLYIFGEDPAIADPNIAHVHKALDVVDFMIVQDIFLTETAKAADVVFPAACYAEKDGTFTNTERRVQRVRKAVDPPGEARPDWKIFCDLSDKMGYDMHYESPKDIFEEIRKMLPQYRGITYERLEKMGLQWPVPDVDHPGTPVLHTKEFTRGKGLFIPEEYIPPVEKVDEEYPLYFTTGRDLARYNFSSMTGKTPEIDAISPEAKVEINPLDAKRYKIKEGDMVRLASRRGKVEMKATLTDRSQEGTLFATYNHTEALVNFLTLDALDRLSRTPEYKLCAIKIQKIT encoded by the coding sequence ATGGGAGAGGATAAAGAACCTGCTGACAGTCGTTTTAATTTTACACGTGGCAAAACTTTTGACGATGTTGATTTCAAGAATTTTAGCGATATCAAAATAACGCTCCGCGAAAGAATGCCCACCAGACCTCCTGAAATTTGCAACAAGGACTTCGACGAAGTCAAACTGGGTTTCACAGAAAAAATGGCCAGGCGTGAAGCGGATCGCTGTCTTTCGTGCGGTTGCACGGCCTTTGATCGTTGTGACCTGAAAAAGATGTTAATAGAACATACCATCAATATCAACAAAACTGGCATGGGGATCACCCCTATCTATGGAAAGGATTACAGTCATCCCGCTTTTATTATAGATCGTGATAAATGTATTTATTGCAGACGCTGTGAGAGATCCTGTGAGTATGATGCCCTGGAACTCGGTATCGAATCCATGGATGGCGCTGGTCAGATAACAGGACTGACCATCAACTTCAAAGACAACTGCGTCTCTTGCGGAGCTTGTATTGACAGCTGTTCAACTGGTGCATTGAATAAAAAGGCTCAGACTATTCCTATTCAAGCAGAAGCTGTCAGGGAAGTACGTACAACCTGTCCTTACTGTGGCGCAGGTTGTCAGATGCTTCTTCGGGTGAAGGGCAACACTATCATTGAAGTCAACTCCGAGAAAGACCTTGCTCCTAACTACGGTGCTCTCTGCGTCAAAGGTCGCTTGGCACATGAATTTGTTCAGCACAAAGAGAGATTGAAAAAACCACTCATTCGCAAAAATGGCATTCTTGTTGAGGTAGGGTGGGATGAGGCTCTGGAGTATACAGCAAAAAGGTTTTTTGACCTCAAGGCCATGTACGGAGCAGATTCAATAGCCGCTTTCTCCTGCGCCAGGGCAACCAATGAGGAAAACTACCTCATGCAAAAATTCATGCGCACCTCGATAGGGACAAATAATATTGACCATTGCGCCAGGCTCTGACACGCTCCAACGGTGGCCAGTCTGGCCCTCACATTTGGCAGTGGTGCAATGACAAACTCAATTATGGATTCAAAGAATACAGACCTTTTCCTTATGATCGGTTCCAACCCTGATACCGGACATCCAACCATTGGAATGCGCATCCATCAGGCCGTTGACAAAGGGGCAAAGCTTATCGTTGTTGATCCTCGCAGGACCAGGCTTGCAGAACGTGCAGATCACTGGTTGAGAATAAAGCCAGGTACAGATGTAGCTTTCCTGAATGGTTTGATGCACATCATTCTTGAGGAAACTCTCTGGGATAAATATTTTGTTGAAGAACGCACTGAAGATTTCAATTATTTAAAAGAAGTAGTTACGAAATATAATCCCGAATATGTATCAGGGATCACAGGGTTGCCTATAAAACAACTCTACACCGTTGCCAGGATGTATGCTGCAGCAGGAAGACATGCCATCTATCATGGGATGGGAATCACCCATTACGTGACTGGTACGGATCGTGTCAAAAGTATTGCCAACCTGGCCATGCTTTGTGGAAAAGTCGGTGTTGCAGGCGGTGGCTGCAACCCCTTGCGAGGACAGAACAATGTGCAGGGGGCCTGTGACATGGGAGCTCTTTTTAACACCCTCCCAGGATATACCAGCTTTGAAGATATCAACCTCTTTGATCGCTATGAAGAGGAGTGGAAAGTCAAACTGCCACGGATACCGGGAAAACCAGCAACTGAGGTCTGGGATAATGTCCTTTCCGGTGAAATCAAAGGACTTTACATCTTTGGAGAAGACCCGGCTATTGCTGATCCTAATATTGCCCATGTCCACAAAGCCTTGGACGTGGTGGACTTTATGATCGTTCAGGATATTTTTCTTACCGAGACAGCTAAAGCTGCTGATGTAGTTTTTCCAGCAGCATGTTATGCAGAAAAAGATGGTACTTTTACCAATACTGAACGTAGAGTGCAACGTGTACGTAAGGCAGTGGATCCACCCGGAGAAGCCAGGCCTGATTGGAAAATATTCTGCGATCTGTCCGACAAGATGGGTTATGATATGCACTACGAATCTCCTAAAGATATTTTTGAAGAGATTCGGAAAATGCTTCCCCAGTACAGAGGGATCACCTATGAACGCCTTGAAAAAATGGGCTTGCAATGGCCTGTTCCTGATGTAGATCATCCGGGCACCCCAGTTCTTCACACCAAGGAATTTACGCGAGGTAAGGGACTTTTTATTCCTGAAGAATACATTCCTCCAGTTGAAAAAGTAGACGAGGAGTATCCTTTATATTTTACCACAGGCCGTGATCTTGCCCGATATAATTTTAGTTCCATGACAGGGAAAACCCCTGAGATTGATGCCATCAGTCCTGAGGCAAAAGTCGAAATAAATCCGCTCGATGCAAAACGATATAAAATTAAGGAGGGAGATATGGTGCGCTTGGCCTCCCGGCGAGGAAAGGTGGAAATGAAGGCAACTCTCACCGATCGTTCTCAGGAGGGAACTCTCTTTGCAACCTATAACCACACTGAGGCACTGGTGAATTTCCTGACCCTGGATGCCTTGGATAGGCTTTCAAGGACACCGGAGTACAAACTATGTGCGATAAAAATTCAAAAGATCACGTAG